The Candidatus Hydrogenedens sp. genome includes a window with the following:
- a CDS encoding Rrf2 family transcriptional regulator, which yields MFSNTTITAIQALTFIALHNKKEPVSHLELTRHIHISTSYLSKIMTLLTKARLLNAHRGPSGGFTLNLPPQQITLLDIVEACEGKILGDYCKDTDDIEHVCAFHKAMYEVRTALTSTLRKWTLDKIIKKPLPDEKLLPFVNCKMKSVCASLSPTRKQKSSNKNKSGI from the coding sequence ATGTTCAGCAACACAACGATTACAGCCATACAAGCACTAACATTTATAGCCCTTCACAATAAAAAAGAACCTGTTTCCCATCTCGAACTCACAAGACATATCCATATTTCCACTTCTTACCTCTCAAAAATTATGACACTACTTACTAAAGCACGACTACTCAATGCTCATAGAGGGCCTTCCGGTGGTTTTACATTAAATCTACCACCGCAACAAATTACACTCCTTGATATTGTAGAAGCATGTGAAGGGAAAATTTTAGGAGATTACTGCAAAGACACAGACGATATTGAACATGTTTGCGCCTTCCATAAAGCCATGTATGAAGTTCGAACTGCTCTCACTTCTACGCTTAGAAAATGGACATTAGATAAAATTATCAAAAAACCATTACCGGACGAAAAACTTCTTCCCTTCGTTAACTGTAAAATGAAATCTGTATGTGCTTCCCTTTCCCCTACCAGAAAACAGAAGTCCTCCAATAAAAATAAAAGTGGCATTTAA